From a region of the Helianthus annuus cultivar XRQ/B chromosome 5, HanXRQr2.0-SUNRISE, whole genome shotgun sequence genome:
- the LOC110940101 gene encoding uncharacterized protein LOC110940101, which translates to MASLNMFLAPATAISSTNTTTTSTTNNMITTRPARRVQTFATAAKGSGGSSEEKGFLDWLVGALEKDGFVETDPILQKVEGKSGTTTITGKKTTSSAAPPKKSGGDGGGFGGFGGLFAKK; encoded by the coding sequence ATGGCTTCTTTGAACATGTTTCTTGCTCCGGCGACCGCTATATCCTctaccaacaccaccaccaccagcaccACCAACAACATGATCACCACTAGACCAGCAAGAAGAGTACAAACATTTGCCACAGCTGCAAAGGGTTCAGGTGGAAGCAGTGAGGAGAAAGGTTTTCTTGATTGGCTAGTGGGTGCATTAGAGAAAGATGGGTTTGTTGAGACTGACCCAATATTACAGAAGGTGGAGGGGAAAAGTGGTACTACTACTATCACCGGAAAGAAGACCACCTCATCGGCGGCACCACCCAAGAAGagtggtggagatggtggtggctTTGGTGGGTTTGGTGGACTCTTTGCTAAGAAATGA